The stretch of DNA CAGTGTGGCTTACGACCTATGTTTACCAGCAGGTTTCTTCGCCAGACTCATAGTCATCAGCTAATGGCTCAAGCCAAAGGTTGCTGAAATCTGGTCAAGGGATAGACGACCATCCTTGTAAGATAAGATTTGCTAAAGGTACTTTGTGTTGCTCTTTGCTTTTAATGTGGAGAGCCTGCTAATTTTTGTTCTTTTGTGATTTTCCCTAGGCGATCGCCGTTAGTTTATGACTTCTCCCGCACGTTTCTCGATTACTACGCCGTTATATTACGTTAATGGTCTGCCCCACATCGGTAGTGCCTACACCACTATGGCCGCCGATGCGATCGCCCGTTTTCACCGTTTACAAGGCGAAGATGTGTTACTCATTACCGGGACAGACGAACATGGCCAAAAAATTCAGCGTGCAGCCGAAGAAGCAGGCTTAGAGCCTCAAGTCCACTGCGATCGCATTATTGGCAGCTTTAAAGATCTGTGGGAAAAATACAATATCCAGTACGACAGATTTAGTCGGACGACGGCAGCGAACCACGCCAAAATCGTTGAGCAATTTTTCGGCAAAGTGTGGGACAAAGGCGATATTTACCTTGATCAACAACAGGGTTGGTATTGCGTTGCCTGTGAAGAATTTAAAGAAGAAAAAGACCTCATCGAAGACCGTTACTGCGCGATTCACACCAACAAAAAAGCCGAATGGCGTGATGAGCAAAACTATTTTTTCCGCCTATCCAATTATCAAGCTCAGCTCGAAGCGCTCTACGCATCTAATCCTGACTTTATTCAGCCTGCGAGTCGCCGTAATGAAGTTCTGAATTTTGTTAAACAAGGCCTCAAGGACTTTTCTATTTCTCGCATTAACCTTGACTGGGGTTTCCCGGTTCCTACCGATGTTGACCATACTATCTACGTCTGGTTTGATGCGCTCCTCGGTTATTTCACGGCGTTGTTGGAAGATGGTGATGAAGTAAATCTTGAGACGGCGATCGCCAAATTTTGGCCCATTAATGTGCATCTGATCGGAAAAGATATTTTGCGATTCCATGCCGTGTACTGGCCTGCCATGCTGATGTCTGCCGAGCTGCCCCTACCCGGTCGCATCTTTGGCCATGGCTTTCTCACCAAAAACGGTCTCAAAATGGGAAAAAGTCTCGGCAATATCATTGATCCCTTTGAGCTAGTAGATCGGTATGGCTCTGATGCCTTGCGCTATTATTTCCTCAAAGAAGTCGAACTCGGAAAAGACGGCGATTTTAACGAAGTTCGCTTTATCAACACCGTTAACGCCGATCTCGCCAATGACCTTGGTAATCTGCTAAATCGCACCTTGGGGATGTTGAAAAAATACTGTAAAAGTGAAATTCCTCAGCTTGACCTCGCCACCATTGCCGATGATCATCCCTTAAAAGCTTTGGGTCATCACCTTGGCGATCGCATTGTCGCCCATTACGAAGCGCTCAATCTATCGGCATCCTGCACCGCCGTTCTGGAATTGATTCAAGCTTGCAATAAATATATCGATGACAGTGCACCATGGAAACTTTTTAAGGCCGGCGAGCAAAGCCAAGTGGAGGTGATTCTATTTAGCATTCTCGAATCAGTTCGTTTAGCTGGCTATCTACTCGCGCCAATTATTCCGAATCTTAGTACCGAGATCTACCGACAACTAGGGTTTAGTGGTGACTTTAATGACCTATCGAACCTAGCCGCAGCATATCCATTCGCCAGTCATAGTCAATGGGGACTCTCCTGGCCAGAACGTACCTTGCCTAAGGCAAAACCGATTTTTGCGCGCCTTGAGTTGCCGCAGGATATTGAGTGATGATTAATCTCCTTGAAGTGTGAGGCGATCAATTCATTGGCTTAATTAGCTCAAGCATTGTTATGGGAGCAACATCAAAGAGTGATGATTAATCTCCTTGAAGTGTGAGGCGATCGCCTAACTCCGAGGGAATTATAAAAGTTTTGACGAAAATCGAGCTTTCTCAGTAAGCTTAATTATCGGGGTAACCCACTTTTTAAATAAAGACCGTTTTATAAAAACAATCCCTTTAATAAAATCTTACAGAGGCATAACGAAAAATGCTGGATCACTTTGGTAGCGATCCGGTTTTCTCTCCTGAACAGGTATTGGAAAATCGAGGTCGTGTAGCGATCTTTATCGATGGCTCAAATTTGTTTTATGCAGCGCTACAGCTAGGCATCGAGATCGACTACAGCAAACTTTTATATCGCCTAACCGGCGGTTCCCGACTCCTTAGATCTTTTTTCTACACAGGAGTTGATCGGGCCAATGAAAAACAACAAGGCTTTTTGTTATGGATGCGGCGTAACGGCTACCGTGTCATCGCCAAGGATTTGGTGCAACTTCCTGATGGCTCCAAAAAAGCAAATCTTGATGTGGAAATCGCGGTGGATATGATGGCCCTAGTCGGCTCCTACGATACAGCTGTCTTGGTCAGTGGTGATGGCGATCTAGCCTACGCAGTGGATGCTGTGAGCTATCGCGGCGCTAGGGTTGAAGTCGTAAGTTTACGCTCAATGACTAGTGATAGTTTGATTAATGTGGCAGACCGCTACATTGATCTAGAGCAAATTCAAACGGATATTCAAAAGTTCCACCGCGATCAAAATCATCCACCTCAAATCCCACCCATCGAGCGAAAAAAGGATAATGGTAATGGTTCTTCTTTAGAGCTTCCCAGCCATGAATAAGTGAGGCAAATAGTGCGCTCTAGTTTTTTGGATAAATCTTTGCTGTTGTTATCACAAGGGTGTTGGCGATCGCCTCAAAAACTTTTGAGTTACATCTTCATCATTAGTCTTTGCATCACGACCTACAGCTGCCGCAATACACCGCCACCATTAGAACCAGAAGAGACTATCGAAGTGGGCACAGAAAACCGCTTAGTTGTGGCCAATGCAATCTTGGAACAATCCGATATCGATGGCAAACTTTTGTGGCGGCTTCAAACCGAAGAAGCGATCTACAGCCAGGATCGCAAAACCGCAACAGTGACTGGCATTGTGGGGAATCTATATGAAGATGGCGAGGTAATCCTCAGCCTCCAAGCAGAGGCCGGACAGGTGATCAATGACGGTGAACGGGTAATCCTTGAAACGAACATTATCGTCACAGATAACCGTACAGGCGCTGTACTTGAAACCGAATTGGCAGAATGGCAACCAGAAAACGATTTACTCATTATTGATGCGGAGTTACAAGGCAAATATCCCAATGGTCAATTTACTGCCACCAAAGCCCAATACTTTATTGATCGCTCGGAACTAGAACTAACGGAAGAAGTCGATGCTCTGACCATTGAACCAGCGTTACGTATTTTGAGCGAACAAGTTATTTGGCAATTTGAAGAAGATGTGGTGACAGCCGAAGATGGCTTAGAGGTTCAGCAATATACCGAAGAAGAAGTGACCACACGCTTACGAGCAAAGACCGCCGAGGTCAACATCGCGGAGCAGGAAGTCACCGTTTCTGGGGATGTCTTACTGAATAGTCTCAAGCCCAAGGCTCAATTTGCCAGTGGTGAAGCCGTTTGGGATATGGAGGAGGGCGTTATTGTGGGGAAAAAGTCAGTGCAAATTACCCACGAAAAGGAAAAGGTTCAGTTTCGTGGTGAGGCTGGACAATTTAATCTCAATACCCAAGAGGTTCAGTTAGTGGGAGCCGTGCGGGGAGTGGGCAAAAAGCCCCCGTCGACATTGCAGGCTGGACGGGTAGATTGGAATTTAGAAACGCAACAGTTAGTGGCTCAGGGGAATGTTGTTTATGAGCAAAATGAACCGCGCCTGACCCTCACGGGTAACCGTGCTGTCGGTCAGCTAAATAATAGTAGGCTCGTTATATCCGGAACTAGCACAAAACCTGTGACAACAAAAGTAATTCCTTAAATTTAAAAAAAGTGGCGTGATTCCTCCAGAGCTGTATCGCAATCAACAGACTTATCAGCAACTTGCCCAAGGTTTATCCCTTGGACTACGGCGACAAATTTGGGTGGCCGTTTGTGACAATCGCTATTGGCGCGATCGCCTGATGGAGCGTCTCAGTGAGCAGCATCCCCAGACGACTGCGGAAGAGCATGCCTTAATTGCGATCGCCCTTGATGAAAAAAATCCAGAACTAAATCCTCTGCTAGCGATTTCCCATTGGTTAAAGGAACATCAGCAGAGCGTCAATCCCCATAAACCGCCAACCTTTGCCCTCACGGGGATCGAGCATTTAACGCTGCAATCGAGCCAGCAACAACGGCGTTTTTTAAAGCATCTAAAATTTATTGCCGATGTCTATGTGCCGAAAATGGACTTTAATTTGCTGTTGTGGTTGCCGCGCCCGTGGATGAACAGCATTATGGAATCTGTGCCCGAGTTTTGGCAGTGGCGGACGGGTTTGTTTGAGTTTCAAGGGGAACCAACGCCTGTTAAGCTTTATGATTTACCGCGGCCAGAGCGATTTTTCCCCGCGCAGGATCAGCAGTTTTTTGATCAATATTTCCGTGCGTCTGAGTCTCCTGCTTTAGCGTTACCGGAAAATGTGACCTCCGATGATGAGGCATGGCGGCTTTCCCAGCAATATCGTGAGGCAATTCATGGGGGTGATACTGGTGTTGTGACCTTAAAGCTGGCCATTGAAAGCTATGAAACGTTATTTGGCTATCTAGAGCCGGGCGATCGCCGACTGGGGGATTTGTATAACGACATCGGCAACTTCACTTGGCTACTGGCGCGACAAGACACAGAAAATGCGGTGAAGCAAAGCCATTTACAGCAGTCTATTGACTACTACAACCAAGCCCTCGCAACGATAATTCCATCGCCAGAACCAGAATTTTATGCCATGGTGCAAAACAATCTGGGGGCAGTGTACAGCGATCTTGCCTATGCCCAAGGGCATGTTGCGCCGCTCTACCAAGCCGTTCAAGCCTATGAAGCCGCCTTGCAATATCGCTCTCCAGAAACCGACACCCTCCGCTATGTTTCGACCCAAAATAATTTGGGGACGGTGTATTGGCACTTGGCACAGCAGGAAAATGCCCCCCAACATTTACAGGGCGCTATTAGCTGCTACGAATCTGCCTTAAAGTATCTCTCCCAAAGTGACGAGCCGAGTCACTGGGCGATGATGCAAAATAACCTCGGTACTGCTTATCTCAACCTTTCCCAGCACCAAGATCCGGTGAGCTGTCTCCGGGTGGCGATCGCCGCCTACCGTGCCGCCCTAGACTATCGCACCCCCGAAACCAACCCCGTCGGTTGCGCTTCTACCCACAACAACCTTGGCACGAGCTATTGGCAGCTCAGCGTTTACCTCACCGAAGACGAAACCCAATGGCAACATATCCTCGAACAGGCGATCGCCAGCTACGAAGTCGCCCTAAGCCTTGCCCATCTCCTCAGCCAAGAACAGCCTCCCCTAGCCATTGACTTTGATGTCCTCGAAACCCTCAACAATATGGGACTCATCCACTATCAACTCGCCACAGAAATCACTTCGCCCCTACCATCAGAGGCAAAAATTGAACATCTACAAACCGCGATCAAGTCCCATAGCCTCAGCCTGAGTAAACAAACAGAAAACACTTTAACCTACACAGATACCCTCAGTTATTTAATTGGTGGAGTCCGTGCCCTCTACGAACAAGGCGGCATTGTGGCGCAAAATCAGGCTCTGTCTGAAGTCCCCAGCCAATTACTGCCCAAAATTTTGCCAAGACTTTAGCCAAAACAAAAAAAATACTGCTCGATTTTGAAAAAACATCGGTACAATGATGCATTACCTTTGAATTTTTTAAACAGATCAAACAAGAGCCATGAGTAAAGTTGCTGTCGGTTTATCAGGGGGCGTAGATAGCTCCGTTACAGCAGGCATTCTC from [Limnothrix rosea] IAM M-220 encodes:
- a CDS encoding NYN domain-containing protein, whose translation is MLDHFGSDPVFSPEQVLENRGRVAIFIDGSNLFYAALQLGIEIDYSKLLYRLTGGSRLLRSFFYTGVDRANEKQQGFLLWMRRNGYRVIAKDLVQLPDGSKKANLDVEIAVDMMALVGSYDTAVLVSGDGDLAYAVDAVSYRGARVEVVSLRSMTSDSLINVADRYIDLEQIQTDIQKFHRDQNHPPQIPPIERKKDNGNGSSLELPSHE
- the lptC gene encoding LPS export ABC transporter periplasmic protein LptC; translation: MLLLSQGCWRSPQKLLSYIFIISLCITTYSCRNTPPPLEPEETIEVGTENRLVVANAILEQSDIDGKLLWRLQTEEAIYSQDRKTATVTGIVGNLYEDGEVILSLQAEAGQVINDGERVILETNIIVTDNRTGAVLETELAEWQPENDLLIIDAELQGKYPNGQFTATKAQYFIDRSELELTEEVDALTIEPALRILSEQVIWQFEEDVVTAEDGLEVQQYTEEEVTTRLRAKTAEVNIAEQEVTVSGDVLLNSLKPKAQFASGEAVWDMEEGVIVGKKSVQITHEKEKVQFRGEAGQFNLNTQEVQLVGAVRGVGKKPPSTLQAGRVDWNLETQQLVAQGNVVYEQNEPRLTLTGNRAVGQLNNSRLVISGTSTKPVTTKVIP
- the metG gene encoding methionine--tRNA ligase, with the protein product MTSPARFSITTPLYYVNGLPHIGSAYTTMAADAIARFHRLQGEDVLLITGTDEHGQKIQRAAEEAGLEPQVHCDRIIGSFKDLWEKYNIQYDRFSRTTAANHAKIVEQFFGKVWDKGDIYLDQQQGWYCVACEEFKEEKDLIEDRYCAIHTNKKAEWRDEQNYFFRLSNYQAQLEALYASNPDFIQPASRRNEVLNFVKQGLKDFSISRINLDWGFPVPTDVDHTIYVWFDALLGYFTALLEDGDEVNLETAIAKFWPINVHLIGKDILRFHAVYWPAMLMSAELPLPGRIFGHGFLTKNGLKMGKSLGNIIDPFELVDRYGSDALRYYFLKEVELGKDGDFNEVRFINTVNADLANDLGNLLNRTLGMLKKYCKSEIPQLDLATIADDHPLKALGHHLGDRIVAHYEALNLSASCTAVLELIQACNKYIDDSAPWKLFKAGEQSQVEVILFSILESVRLAGYLLAPIIPNLSTEIYRQLGFSGDFNDLSNLAAAYPFASHSQWGLSWPERTLPKAKPIFARLELPQDIE
- a CDS encoding tetratricopeptide repeat protein encodes the protein MIPPELYRNQQTYQQLAQGLSLGLRRQIWVAVCDNRYWRDRLMERLSEQHPQTTAEEHALIAIALDEKNPELNPLLAISHWLKEHQQSVNPHKPPTFALTGIEHLTLQSSQQQRRFLKHLKFIADVYVPKMDFNLLLWLPRPWMNSIMESVPEFWQWRTGLFEFQGEPTPVKLYDLPRPERFFPAQDQQFFDQYFRASESPALALPENVTSDDEAWRLSQQYREAIHGGDTGVVTLKLAIESYETLFGYLEPGDRRLGDLYNDIGNFTWLLARQDTENAVKQSHLQQSIDYYNQALATIIPSPEPEFYAMVQNNLGAVYSDLAYAQGHVAPLYQAVQAYEAALQYRSPETDTLRYVSTQNNLGTVYWHLAQQENAPQHLQGAISCYESALKYLSQSDEPSHWAMMQNNLGTAYLNLSQHQDPVSCLRVAIAAYRAALDYRTPETNPVGCASTHNNLGTSYWQLSVYLTEDETQWQHILEQAIASYEVALSLAHLLSQEQPPLAIDFDVLETLNNMGLIHYQLATEITSPLPSEAKIEHLQTAIKSHSLSLSKQTENTLTYTDTLSYLIGGVRALYEQGGIVAQNQALSEVPSQLLPKILPRL